In Elephas maximus indicus isolate mEleMax1 chromosome 7, mEleMax1 primary haplotype, whole genome shotgun sequence, the following proteins share a genomic window:
- the LOC126079938 gene encoding olfactory receptor 52D1-like → MPSYNKTDVHPSTFILVGIPGLEAAHIWMSIPFCVVYLLALLGNFSILFIIKTDPKLHEPMYLFLCMLAVADLIVCTTAVPKVLSLFWFNDGEIHYEACLTQVFLIHSCSTMESGFFLAMAFDRYVAICHPLRHSMILTHTVIGKIGLPIVLRGTVLFSPHPFLLHLLPYCKTNIISHTYCEFMALIKIACAETRIRGAYSLTVAFLTGGVDFILIICSYILILHTVFHLPSKDARLKTLGTCGSHVLVILVSYTPAFFSFLTHRFGHHVASHVHIFVANIYLLVPPMVNPIIYGVRTKRIRDRFLKLFSFLKTLN, encoded by the coding sequence ATGCCATCTTATAATAAGACTGATGTCCATCCATCAACCTTCATTCTCGTTGGCATTCCTGGGTTGGAAGCTGCCCACATCTGGATGTCCATCCCCTTTTGTGTGGTCTACCTTTTGGCCCTACTGGGAAACTTCTCCATTTTGTTCATCATTAAGACAGACCCCAAACTTCATGAGCCAATGTATCTCTTCCTCTGCATGCTGGCTGTGGCTGACCTTATTGTGTGCACTACAGCTGTGCCAAAAGTTCTCAGCCTCTTCTGGTTCAATGACGGAGAGATTCATTATGAAGCCTGTCTCACTCAAGTGTTCCTGATTCATTCTTGCTCCACCATGGAATCTGGGTTCTTTCTGGCCATGGCTTTTGACCGCTATGTAGCCATCTGTCATCCATTAAGACATTCGATGATTCTGACCCACACAGTGATAGGAAAGATAGGTCTACCCATTGTACTCCGGGGAACTGTGCTTTTCAGTCCTCATCCTTTCCTGCTGCATTTGCTTCCCTATTGCAAAACCAATATCATTTCTCACACCTACTGTGAGTTCATGGCCCTCATCAAAATTGCCTGTGCTGAGACAAGAATTCGTGGAGCCTACAGCCTAACTGTTGCCTTCCTTACTGGGGGGGTGGACTTTATACTGATCATTTGTTCTTATATACTCATactccacactgttttccacctCCCATCTAAAGACGCCCGACTCAAGACCTTGGGCACCTGTGGCTCCCATGTCCTTGTCATCTTGGTGTCCTATACTCCAgccttcttctcttttctcacCCACAGGTTTGGGCACCATGTGGCTTCCCATGTCCACATATTTGTAGCTAACATCTATCTTCTGGTCCCACCCATGGTAAATCCCATTATCTATGGGGTGAGGACCAAGAGGATACGGGACAGGTTCCTTAaacttttcagttttttaaaaactctgaacTGA